The Ovis aries strain OAR_USU_Benz2616 breed Rambouillet chromosome 11, ARS-UI_Ramb_v3.0, whole genome shotgun sequence genome window below encodes:
- the TMEM94 gene encoding transmembrane protein 94 isoform X6, translating into MDLKEKHEGEPPLALGLSTRKALSILKEQLEAVLDGHLKERKKCLTWKEMWRSSFLHHGNRCSCFHWPGASLMLLAALLLLACCGGQPAGSRGVELGNACALFLLLLLNLILTGRQDRLKRREVERRLRGVIGQIQDALRDGKEVKWPDAMYPDLHMPFAPSWSLHWAYRDGHLVNLPVSLLVEGDIIALRPGQESFASLRGIKDDEHIVLEPGDLFPPFSPPPSPRGEVKKGPQNPQQHRLFRVLETPVIDNIRWCLDMALSRPVTALDNERFTVQSVMLRYAVPVVLASFLITNALRFMLNAPGVTTWQYTLLQLQVNGVLPILPLLFPVLWVLATACGEARVLAQMSKASPSSLLAKFSEDTLSSYTEAVSPQEMLRCIWGHFLRVIQGTSPTLSHSSSLLHSLGSVTVLCCVDKQGILSWPNPSPETVLFFSGKVEPPHSSHEDLTDDLSTRSFCHPEVEEEPHERDALLAGSLNVPLHLSNEQERSGNWPGDGPKAPEPHPHHRAHSRSKHLSGSSVSFSRDTEGGEDDDPCKTQHRLEGEPYEAEDFVCDYHLEMLSLSQDQQNPSCIQFDDSNWQLHLTSLKPLGLNVLLNLCDASVTERLCRFSDHLCNVALQESRSAVLPVRVPWGLCELARLIGFTPGAKELFTQGNHLALYRLPSAETMKETSLGRLSCVTKRRPPLSHMISLFIKDTTTSTEQMLSHGTADVVLEACTDFWDGADIYPLSGSDRKKVLDFYQRACLSGYCSAFAYKPMSCALSSQLNGKCIELVQAPGQNSIFTTCELPSTIPIKLSARRGSWSSDEGIGEVLEKEDCMQALSGQIFMGMVSSQYQARLDIVRLIDGLVNACIRFVYFSLEDELKSKVFAEKMGLETGWNCHISLTPNGDMPGSEIPPSSPSHAGSLHDDLNQASRDDAEGLLLMEEEGHSDLISFQPTDSDLPSFLEDCNRAKLPRGIHQVRPHLQNIDNVPLLVPLFTDCTPETMCEMIKIMQEYGEVTCCLGSSANLRNSCLFLQSDVSIALDPLYPSRCSWETFGYATSTSMAQASDGLSPLQLSGQLNSLPCSLTFRQEETISIIRLIEQARHATYGIRKCFLFLLQCQLTLVVIQFLSCLVQLPPILSTTDILWLSCFCYPLLSISLLGKPPHSSIMSMATGKNLQSIPKKTQHYFLLCFLLKFSLTISSCLICFAFTLQSFCDRSRARNLTNCSSIMLPSHADAAPAWFRDFANGLLSAQKLAAALIVLHTVFISITHVHRTKPLWRKSPLTNLWWAVTVPVVLLGQVAQTAVDLQLWTHRDSRVHFGLEDVPLLTWLLGCLSLVLVVVTNEVVKLHEIRVRVRYQKRQKLQFETKLGMNSPF; encoded by the exons CCGCGGGGTGGAGCTGGGGAACGCCTGCGCGCTCTTCCTCCTGCTGCTCCTCAACCTCATCCTCACTGGGCGGCAAGACCGGCTGAAGCGTCGGGAGGTAGAACGGAGACTACGGGGCGTCATTGGCCAAATCCAAG ATGCCCTCAGGGATGGCAAGGAGGTCAAGTGGCCAGATGCCATGTACCCAGACCTCCACATGCCGTTCGCACCATCCTGGTCTCTGCACTGGGCCTATAGAGATGGACATCTCGTCAACCTGCCGGTCAGCCTGCTGGTGGAAGGAGACATCATAGCTCTGAGGCCGGGCCAGGAATCCTTTGCTTCCCTGCGGGGCATCAAG GACGACGAGCACATCGTCTTGGAGCCGGGAGACCTGTTCCCCCCTTTCTCGCCGCCCCCGTCCCCCCGGGGAGAAGTGAAGAAAGGGCCGCAGAACCCCCAGCAGCACCGGCTCTTCCGTGTCCTTGAGACCCCCGTGATCGACAACATCAG GTGGTGCCTGGACATGGCCCTGTCCCGCCCGGTGACCGCTCTGGACAACGAGAGGTTCACGGTGCAGTCGGTGATGCTGCGCTACGCGGTGCCCGTGGTCCTG GCCAGCTTCCTCATCACCAATGCCCTGCGCTTCATGCTGAATGCCCCGGGTGTCACCACCTGGCAATATACCCTCCTCCAGCTGCAG GTGAATGGCGTCCTGCCCATCCTCCCCCTGCTCTTCCCGGTCCTCTGGGTCCTGGCAACCGCCTGTGGAGAAGCCCGTGTCCTGGCCCAGATGAGCAAGgcctcccccagctccctg CTGGCCAAGTTCTCAGAGGACACTCTCAGCAGCTATACAGAAGCCGTGTCCCCTCAG GAGATGCTGCGCTGCATTTGGGGCCACTTCCTGCGGGTGATCCAGGGGACGTCGCCCACACTGAGCCACAGCTCCAGCCTGCTGCACAGCCTGGGCTCCGTCACG GTCCTGTGCTGTGTGGACAAACAGGGGATCCTGTCGTGGCCCAACCCTAGCCCGGAGACCGTGCTGTTCTTCAGCGGGAAGGTGGAGCCCCCACACAGCAGCCACGAGGACCTCACGGACGACCTGTCCACCCGCTCCTTCTGCCATCccgaggtggaggaggag CCCCACGAACGCGACGCCCTCCTGGCCGGCTCCCTGAACGTCCCCCTGCACCTTTCCAATGAGCAGGAGCGCAGCGGCAACTGGCCAGGCGACGGTCCCAAGGCGCCCGAGCCCCACCCTCACCACCGGGCACACAGCCGCAGCAAACACCTGTCTGGCTCCAGCGTGAGCTTCAGCAGGGACACTGAAGGCGGCGAAGATGACGACCCCTGCAAG ACCCAGCACAGGCTGGAGGGGGAGCCCTACGAAGCCGAGGACTTCGTGTGTGACTACCACCTGGAGATGCTCAGCCTGTCCCAGGACCAGCAGAACCCCTCCTGCATCCAGTTCGATGACTCCAACTGGCAGCTGCACCTCACCTCGCTCAAGCCGCTGGGCCTCAATGTGCTGCTGAACCTGTGCGACGCCAGCGTCACTGAGCGGCTCTGCCGGTTCTCAGACCACCTGTGCAACGTCGCCCTGCAGGAGAGCCGCAGCGCTGTGTTGCCCGTGCGCGTGCCCTGGGGCCTCTGCGAGCTCGCCCGCCTCATCG GCTTCACTCCCGGGGCCAAGGAGCTCTTCACGCAGGGGAACCACCTCGCACTCTACCGTCTCCCCAGTGCTGAGACCATGAAGGAGACCTCGCTGGGGAGGCTGTCCTGCGTCACCAAGCGGCGGCCCCCACTCAGCCACATGATCAGCCTCTTCATCAAGGACACCACCACCA GCACAGAGCAGATGCTGTCCCACGGCACAGCCGACGTGGTCTTGGAGGCCTGCACAGACTTCTGGGACGGAGCTGACATCTACCCTCTTTCGGGTTCCGATAG AAAGAAAGTGCTGGATTTCTACCAGCGAGCCTGTCTGTCTGGTTACTGCTCTGCCTTCGCCTACAAGCCCATGAGCTGTGCCCTGTCCTCCCAGCTCAATGGCAAGTGCATCGAGCTGGTGCAGGCGCCCGGCCAGAACAGCATCTTCACCACGTGTGAGCTGCCCAGCACCATTCCCATCAAGCTGAGCGCCCGCCGCGGCAGCTGGAGCTCAGACG AAGGGATCGGggaggtgctggagaaggaagACTGCATGCAGGCCCTGAGCGGCCAGATCTTCATGGGCATGGTGTCCTCCCAGTACCAGGCCCGCCTGGACATTGTGCGCCTCATCGACGGGCTGGTCAACGCCTGCATCCGCTTCGTCTACTTCTCGTTGGAGGATGAGCTCAAAAGCAAG GTGTTTGCGGAGAAGATGGGCCTGGAGACGGGCTGGAATTGCCACATCTCCCTCACGCCCAATGGTGACATGCCCGGCTCCGAGATCcccccctccagccccagccacGCTGGCTCCCTGCATGATGACCTGAACCAGG CGTCCCGAGACGACGCGGAAGGACTCCTTCTAATGGAGGAGGAGGGTCACTCGGACCTCATTAGCTTCCAGCCCACGGACAGCGACCTCCCCAGCTTCCTGGAAGACTGCAATCGG GCCAAGCTGCCCCGGGGCATCCACCAGGTGCGGCCCCACCTGCAGAACATCGACAACGTGCCCCTGCTGGTGCCCCTGTTCACCGACTGCACCCCCGAGA CCATGTGTGAGATGATCAAGATCATGCAGGAGTACGGGGAGGTGACCTGCTGCCTGGGCAGCTCCGCCAACCTGCGGAACAGCTGCCTCTTCCTCCAGAGCGATGTCAG CATCGCCCTGGACCCCCTGTACCCATCCCGCTGCTCCTGGGAGACCTTCGGCTACGCCACCAGCACCAGCATGGCCCAGGCTTCGGATGGCCTTTCCCCTCTGCAGCTCTCAGGGCAGCTCAACAGCCTGCCCTGCTCGCTGACCTTCCGCCAGGAGGAAACCATCAGCATCATCCGGCTCATCGAGCAG GCCCGGCACGCCACCTACGGCATCCGCAAGTGCTTCCTCTTCCTGCTGCAGTGCCAGCTGACGCTTGTGGTCATCCAG TTCCTCTCTTGCCTCGTCCAGCTGCCGCCAATCCTGAGCACCACCGACATCCTGTGGCTGTCCTGTTTTTGCTACCCTCTGCTCAG CATCTCTCTGCTGGGAAAGCCCCCACATAGCTCCATCATGTCTATGGCAACGGGGAAGAACCTTCAGTCCATTCCTAAGAAG ACCCAGCACTACTTCCTGCTGTGCTTCTTGCTGAAGTTCAGCCTCACCATCAGCTCGTGCCTCATCTGCTTTGCCTTCACACTGCAGAGCTTTTGCGACAGGTCCCGGGCCCGCAACCTCACCAACTGCTCCTCCATCATGCTGCCCAG CCACGCCGACGCAGCCCCAGCCTGGTTTCGTGACTTCGCCAACGGGCTGCTGTCGGCTCAGAAACTCGCCGCTGCCCTGATTGTCCTACACACTG TCTTCATCTCCATCACCCACGTGCACCGCACCAAGCCCCTGTGGAGGAAGAGCCCCCTGACGAACCTGTGGTGGGCCGTGACCGTGCCTGTGGT GCTGCTGGGGCAGGTGGCCCAGACGGCAGTGGACCTGCAGCTGTGGACACACAGGGACAGCCGTGTCCACTTCGGCCTGGAGGACGTGCCTCTGCTGACGTGGCTCCTGGGTTGCCTGTCCCTGGTCCTCGTGGTGGTCACCAATGAGGTCGTGAAGCTGCATGAGATCCG GGTCCGCGTCCGCTACCAGAAGCGACAGAAGCTGCAGTTTGAAACTAAGCTGGGCATGAACTCTCCCTTCTGA
- the TMEM94 gene encoding transmembrane protein 94 isoform X7: MWRSSFLHHGNRCSCFHWPGASLMLLAALLLLACCGGQPAGSRGVELGNACALFLLLLLNLILTGRQDRLKRREVERRLRGVIGQIQDALRDGKEVKWPDAMYPDLHMPFAPSWSLHWAYRDGHLVNLPVSLLVEGDIIALRPGQESFASLRGIKDDEHIVLEPGDLFPPFSPPPSPRGEVKKGPQNPQQHRLFRVLETPVIDNIRWCLDMALSRPVTALDNERFTVQSVMLRYAVPVVLASFLITNALRFMLNAPGVTTWQYTLLQLQVNGVLPILPLLFPVLWVLATACGEARVLAQMSKASPSSLLAKFSEDTLSSYTEAVSPQEMLRCIWGHFLRVIQGTSPTLSHSSSLLHSLGSVTVLCCVDKQGILSWPNPSPETVLFFSGKVEPPHSSHEDLTDDLSTRSFCHPEVEEEPHERDALLAGSLNVPLHLSNEQERSGNWPGDGPKAPEPHPHHRAHSRSKHLSGSSVSFSRDTEGGEDDDPCKTQHRLEGEPYEAEDFVCDYHLEMLSLSQDQQNPSCIQFDDSNWQLHLTSLKPLGLNVLLNLCDASVTERLCRFSDHLCNVALQESRSAVLPVRVPWGLCELARLIGFTPGAKELFTQGNHLALYRLPSAETMKETSLGRLSCVTKRRPPLSHMISLFIKDTTTSTEQMLSHGTADVVLEACTDFWDGADIYPLSGSDRKKVLDFYQRACLSGYCSAFAYKPMSCALSSQLNGKCIELVQAPGQNSIFTTCELPSTIPIKLSARRGSWSSDEGIGEVLEKEDCMQALSGQIFMGMVSSQYQARLDIVRLIDGLVNACIRFVYFSLEDELKSKVFAEKMGLETGWNCHISLTPNGDMPGSEIPPSSPSHAGSLHDDLNQASRDDAEGLLLMEEEGHSDLISFQPTDSDLPSFLEDCNRAKLPRGIHQVRPHLQNIDNVPLLVPLFTDCTPETMCEMIKIMQEYGEVTCCLGSSANLRNSCLFLQSDVSIALDPLYPSRCSWETFGYATSTSMAQASDGLSPLQLSGQLNSLPCSLTFRQEETISIIRLIEQARHATYGIRKCFLFLLQCQLTLVVIQFLSCLVQLPPILSTTDILWLSCFCYPLLSISLLGKPPHSSIMSMATGKNLQSIPKKTQHYFLLCFLLKFSLTISSCLICFAFTLQSFCDRSRARNLTNCSSIMLPSHADAAPAWFRDFANGLLSAQKLAAALIVLHTVFISITHVHRTKPLWRKSPLTNLWWAVTVPVVLLGQVAQTAVDLQLWTHRDSRVHFGLEDVPLLTWLLGCLSLVLVVVTNEVVKLHEIRVRVRYQKRQKLQFETKLGMNSPF, translated from the exons CCGCGGGGTGGAGCTGGGGAACGCCTGCGCGCTCTTCCTCCTGCTGCTCCTCAACCTCATCCTCACTGGGCGGCAAGACCGGCTGAAGCGTCGGGAGGTAGAACGGAGACTACGGGGCGTCATTGGCCAAATCCAAG ATGCCCTCAGGGATGGCAAGGAGGTCAAGTGGCCAGATGCCATGTACCCAGACCTCCACATGCCGTTCGCACCATCCTGGTCTCTGCACTGGGCCTATAGAGATGGACATCTCGTCAACCTGCCGGTCAGCCTGCTGGTGGAAGGAGACATCATAGCTCTGAGGCCGGGCCAGGAATCCTTTGCTTCCCTGCGGGGCATCAAG GACGACGAGCACATCGTCTTGGAGCCGGGAGACCTGTTCCCCCCTTTCTCGCCGCCCCCGTCCCCCCGGGGAGAAGTGAAGAAAGGGCCGCAGAACCCCCAGCAGCACCGGCTCTTCCGTGTCCTTGAGACCCCCGTGATCGACAACATCAG GTGGTGCCTGGACATGGCCCTGTCCCGCCCGGTGACCGCTCTGGACAACGAGAGGTTCACGGTGCAGTCGGTGATGCTGCGCTACGCGGTGCCCGTGGTCCTG GCCAGCTTCCTCATCACCAATGCCCTGCGCTTCATGCTGAATGCCCCGGGTGTCACCACCTGGCAATATACCCTCCTCCAGCTGCAG GTGAATGGCGTCCTGCCCATCCTCCCCCTGCTCTTCCCGGTCCTCTGGGTCCTGGCAACCGCCTGTGGAGAAGCCCGTGTCCTGGCCCAGATGAGCAAGgcctcccccagctccctg CTGGCCAAGTTCTCAGAGGACACTCTCAGCAGCTATACAGAAGCCGTGTCCCCTCAG GAGATGCTGCGCTGCATTTGGGGCCACTTCCTGCGGGTGATCCAGGGGACGTCGCCCACACTGAGCCACAGCTCCAGCCTGCTGCACAGCCTGGGCTCCGTCACG GTCCTGTGCTGTGTGGACAAACAGGGGATCCTGTCGTGGCCCAACCCTAGCCCGGAGACCGTGCTGTTCTTCAGCGGGAAGGTGGAGCCCCCACACAGCAGCCACGAGGACCTCACGGACGACCTGTCCACCCGCTCCTTCTGCCATCccgaggtggaggaggag CCCCACGAACGCGACGCCCTCCTGGCCGGCTCCCTGAACGTCCCCCTGCACCTTTCCAATGAGCAGGAGCGCAGCGGCAACTGGCCAGGCGACGGTCCCAAGGCGCCCGAGCCCCACCCTCACCACCGGGCACACAGCCGCAGCAAACACCTGTCTGGCTCCAGCGTGAGCTTCAGCAGGGACACTGAAGGCGGCGAAGATGACGACCCCTGCAAG ACCCAGCACAGGCTGGAGGGGGAGCCCTACGAAGCCGAGGACTTCGTGTGTGACTACCACCTGGAGATGCTCAGCCTGTCCCAGGACCAGCAGAACCCCTCCTGCATCCAGTTCGATGACTCCAACTGGCAGCTGCACCTCACCTCGCTCAAGCCGCTGGGCCTCAATGTGCTGCTGAACCTGTGCGACGCCAGCGTCACTGAGCGGCTCTGCCGGTTCTCAGACCACCTGTGCAACGTCGCCCTGCAGGAGAGCCGCAGCGCTGTGTTGCCCGTGCGCGTGCCCTGGGGCCTCTGCGAGCTCGCCCGCCTCATCG GCTTCACTCCCGGGGCCAAGGAGCTCTTCACGCAGGGGAACCACCTCGCACTCTACCGTCTCCCCAGTGCTGAGACCATGAAGGAGACCTCGCTGGGGAGGCTGTCCTGCGTCACCAAGCGGCGGCCCCCACTCAGCCACATGATCAGCCTCTTCATCAAGGACACCACCACCA GCACAGAGCAGATGCTGTCCCACGGCACAGCCGACGTGGTCTTGGAGGCCTGCACAGACTTCTGGGACGGAGCTGACATCTACCCTCTTTCGGGTTCCGATAG AAAGAAAGTGCTGGATTTCTACCAGCGAGCCTGTCTGTCTGGTTACTGCTCTGCCTTCGCCTACAAGCCCATGAGCTGTGCCCTGTCCTCCCAGCTCAATGGCAAGTGCATCGAGCTGGTGCAGGCGCCCGGCCAGAACAGCATCTTCACCACGTGTGAGCTGCCCAGCACCATTCCCATCAAGCTGAGCGCCCGCCGCGGCAGCTGGAGCTCAGACG AAGGGATCGGggaggtgctggagaaggaagACTGCATGCAGGCCCTGAGCGGCCAGATCTTCATGGGCATGGTGTCCTCCCAGTACCAGGCCCGCCTGGACATTGTGCGCCTCATCGACGGGCTGGTCAACGCCTGCATCCGCTTCGTCTACTTCTCGTTGGAGGATGAGCTCAAAAGCAAG GTGTTTGCGGAGAAGATGGGCCTGGAGACGGGCTGGAATTGCCACATCTCCCTCACGCCCAATGGTGACATGCCCGGCTCCGAGATCcccccctccagccccagccacGCTGGCTCCCTGCATGATGACCTGAACCAGG CGTCCCGAGACGACGCGGAAGGACTCCTTCTAATGGAGGAGGAGGGTCACTCGGACCTCATTAGCTTCCAGCCCACGGACAGCGACCTCCCCAGCTTCCTGGAAGACTGCAATCGG GCCAAGCTGCCCCGGGGCATCCACCAGGTGCGGCCCCACCTGCAGAACATCGACAACGTGCCCCTGCTGGTGCCCCTGTTCACCGACTGCACCCCCGAGA CCATGTGTGAGATGATCAAGATCATGCAGGAGTACGGGGAGGTGACCTGCTGCCTGGGCAGCTCCGCCAACCTGCGGAACAGCTGCCTCTTCCTCCAGAGCGATGTCAG CATCGCCCTGGACCCCCTGTACCCATCCCGCTGCTCCTGGGAGACCTTCGGCTACGCCACCAGCACCAGCATGGCCCAGGCTTCGGATGGCCTTTCCCCTCTGCAGCTCTCAGGGCAGCTCAACAGCCTGCCCTGCTCGCTGACCTTCCGCCAGGAGGAAACCATCAGCATCATCCGGCTCATCGAGCAG GCCCGGCACGCCACCTACGGCATCCGCAAGTGCTTCCTCTTCCTGCTGCAGTGCCAGCTGACGCTTGTGGTCATCCAG TTCCTCTCTTGCCTCGTCCAGCTGCCGCCAATCCTGAGCACCACCGACATCCTGTGGCTGTCCTGTTTTTGCTACCCTCTGCTCAG CATCTCTCTGCTGGGAAAGCCCCCACATAGCTCCATCATGTCTATGGCAACGGGGAAGAACCTTCAGTCCATTCCTAAGAAG ACCCAGCACTACTTCCTGCTGTGCTTCTTGCTGAAGTTCAGCCTCACCATCAGCTCGTGCCTCATCTGCTTTGCCTTCACACTGCAGAGCTTTTGCGACAGGTCCCGGGCCCGCAACCTCACCAACTGCTCCTCCATCATGCTGCCCAG CCACGCCGACGCAGCCCCAGCCTGGTTTCGTGACTTCGCCAACGGGCTGCTGTCGGCTCAGAAACTCGCCGCTGCCCTGATTGTCCTACACACTG TCTTCATCTCCATCACCCACGTGCACCGCACCAAGCCCCTGTGGAGGAAGAGCCCCCTGACGAACCTGTGGTGGGCCGTGACCGTGCCTGTGGT GCTGCTGGGGCAGGTGGCCCAGACGGCAGTGGACCTGCAGCTGTGGACACACAGGGACAGCCGTGTCCACTTCGGCCTGGAGGACGTGCCTCTGCTGACGTGGCTCCTGGGTTGCCTGTCCCTGGTCCTCGTGGTGGTCACCAATGAGGTCGTGAAGCTGCATGAGATCCG GGTCCGCGTCCGCTACCAGAAGCGACAGAAGCTGCAGTTTGAAACTAAGCTGGGCATGAACTCTCCCTTCTGA